The Dehalococcoidia bacterium genome has a window encoding:
- a CDS encoding NAD(P)/FAD-dependent oxidoreductase, which translates to MGTSETAARPFDPDALREKYRQERDKRLRTDGTDQYQELTGRFARLMEDPYAQPAERAPLGDEVEVAIIGGGFGGLLIGARLREAGVHDLRIIDDGGDVGGTWYWNRYPGAACDTESYIYLPLLEETGYIPTEKYARAPEILAHARRIAEHYDLYRNAAFQTRVTELRWDDADAVWTVCTDRGDRFRARFVCMSNGPLNRPKLPGVPGIEAFKGHTFHTSRWDYAYTGGDSYGNLTGLRDKRVGIIGTGATAVQCVPHLGESAKHLYVFQRTPSSVDVRGNRPTDPDWAASLEPGWQKRRMENFSTLISGGRADEDLVMDGWTEIFGILSRRSGRYAATDPAQAALNVELADFEKMEQVRARAEAIVEDPETAEALKPYYRQFCKRPCFHDEYLPTFNRANVTLVDTQGRGIERLTERGIIANGVEYELDCIIFASGFEWSTPLERRNGYHVYGRGGQTLTEKWQDGIATLFGMQTRGFPNCFIVSMAQVGFSANFPHMLEEQSRHIAYVVQQSREREVRALDVSEEAEAGWVEQVIAGSIDSVKFLEACTPGYYNNEGQPNSVLVRQNGSYGPGIIAFGRLLDEWRREGSLAGLEIDRA; encoded by the coding sequence ATGGGCACCAGCGAGACCGCCGCTCGTCCCTTCGATCCGGACGCATTGCGGGAGAAATACCGGCAGGAGCGCGACAAGCGGCTGCGCACCGATGGCACAGATCAGTACCAGGAGTTGACCGGCAGGTTTGCTCGACTGATGGAGGATCCCTACGCGCAGCCGGCGGAGCGTGCGCCGCTAGGCGACGAGGTCGAGGTGGCGATCATCGGCGGCGGCTTCGGCGGCCTGCTGATCGGCGCCCGCCTGCGCGAGGCCGGCGTCCACGACCTGCGCATCATCGATGACGGCGGCGACGTCGGCGGCACCTGGTACTGGAACCGCTATCCCGGCGCGGCCTGCGACACGGAGTCCTACATCTATCTGCCGCTGCTCGAGGAAACCGGCTACATCCCCACGGAGAAGTATGCCAGAGCGCCGGAGATCCTCGCGCACGCCCGGCGCATCGCCGAACACTACGACCTCTACCGCAACGCCGCCTTCCAGACCAGGGTTACGGAGCTGCGCTGGGACGACGCGGACGCCGTGTGGACGGTCTGCACCGACCGCGGCGACCGCTTCCGGGCGCGCTTCGTCTGCATGTCGAACGGGCCGCTCAACCGCCCCAAGCTGCCCGGCGTGCCCGGCATCGAGGCGTTCAAGGGCCATACCTTCCACACCAGCCGCTGGGACTACGCCTACACCGGCGGCGACAGCTACGGCAACCTGACCGGCCTGCGCGACAAGCGCGTCGGCATCATCGGCACGGGCGCCACGGCCGTGCAGTGCGTGCCCCATCTCGGCGAGAGCGCCAAACACCTCTACGTATTCCAGCGCACGCCATCCTCGGTGGACGTGCGCGGCAACCGGCCGACCGACCCGGACTGGGCCGCCTCGCTTGAGCCGGGCTGGCAGAAGCGGCGGATGGAGAACTTCTCCACGCTGATCTCGGGCGGCCGCGCCGATGAGGACCTGGTGATGGACGGCTGGACCGAGATCTTCGGCATCCTCTCGCGCCGATCCGGCCGCTACGCCGCAACCGACCCGGCACAGGCGGCGTTGAACGTCGAGCTGGCCGACTTCGAGAAGATGGAGCAGGTCCGCGCCCGTGCCGAGGCGATCGTCGAAGACCCGGAGACGGCCGAGGCGCTGAAGCCGTACTACCGCCAGTTCTGCAAGCGGCCCTGCTTCCACGACGAGTATTTGCCGACTTTCAACCGCGCGAACGTGACGCTCGTGGATACGCAGGGCCGCGGCATCGAGCGCCTGACGGAGCGCGGCATCATCGCCAACGGCGTCGAGTACGAGCTGGACTGCATCATCTTCGCCAGCGGCTTCGAGTGGAGCACGCCGCTGGAACGGCGCAACGGCTACCACGTCTACGGCCGTGGCGGCCAGACCCTGACCGAGAAGTGGCAGGACGGCATCGCGACGCTGTTCGGCATGCAGACGCGCGGCTTTCCCAACTGCTTCATCGTCAGCATGGCGCAGGTCGGGTTCAGCGCCAATTTCCCCCACATGCTCGAAGAACAGAGCCGGCACATCGCCTACGTCGTGCAGCAGTCGCGGGAGCGCGAGGTGCGCGCCCTCGACGTGTCGGAAGAGGCCGAGGCCGGCTGGGTAGAGCAGGTGATCGCCGGCTCGATCGACAGCGTGAAGTTCCTGGAGGCGTGCACGCCCGGCTACTACAACAACGAGGGGCAGCCGAACAGCGTGTTGGTGCGCCAGAACGGCAGCTACGGCCCCGGCATCATCGCCTTCGGCCGGCTGCTCGACGAGTGGCGTCGAGAAGGCAGCCTCGCCGGCCTGGAGATCGACCGCGCCTGA